From Penicillium psychrofluorescens genome assembly, chromosome: 6, one genomic window encodes:
- a CDS encoding uncharacterized protein (ID:PFLUO_009549-T1.cds;~source:funannotate): MKAVQIQRFNEPYHVSDVPVPKPKPHQVLMRIKAAGFCHTDLMVLNHEFDTTLPLIGSHEPAGIIEELGSEVTGFQKGDRVGCINFDSVCGKCADCKAGLPIYCASPLMKGINSDGGWAEYMVTDARFMVKLPDDMDFKIAAPLMCAGITIYGGIVRAGVPKGGSIGIVGIGGLGHIGTQIAKCMGYTVAAIDIKQSALDAVASYKHAPDTLVLASDPIEKSLEKIDKVVQSDYRGLDATVIATDQQPAFDLAAALTRNHGTMVLLGQPQEGIRLSFHTVIFKDIKLVGSLIGDMTTARELVNLFHENKLHVDVKEWKMEQAEEMRQEYLSGIGNGKNVIVID; the protein is encoded by the exons atgaAGGCAGTACAAATCCAGCGGTTCAACGAACCCTACCACGTCTCTGATGTCCCAGTtcccaagcccaagccgcaTCAGGTTCTGATGCGTATTAAGGCTGCTGGGTTCTGTCACACTGATCTCATGGTGCTGAACCATGAGTTCGATACAACCCTGCCATTGATTGGTTCACATGAGCCAGCGGGGATCATCGAGGAGCTTGGCTCTGAAGTTACAGGGTTCCAGAAAGGCGACCGTGTTGGCTGCATTAATTTCGACAGTGTGTGTG GAAAATGTGCCGACTGCAAGGCTGGATTGCCAATCTATTGTGCATCCCCGCTTATGAAAGGTATCAATAGCGATGGAGGCTGGGCGGAATACATGGTTAC GGATGCTCGCTTCATGGTTAAATTACCAGATGACATGGACTTCAAGATTGCAGCACCTCTAATGTGCGCTGGTATCACCATCTATGGAGGTATCGTGCGAGCGGGTGTGCCCAAAGGGGGCTCCATTGGAATTGTCGGGATCGGCGGACTAGGGCATATTGGGACCCAAATTGCGAAGTGTATG GGTTACACCGTCGCAGCAATTGACATCAAGCAATCAGCGCTCGACGCAGTCGCATCTTACAAGCACGCCCCAGATACTTTGGTTCTAGCATCCGATCCAATTGAAAAATCACTTGAGAAGATTGACAAGGTAGTGCAATCCGACTACCGTGGACTTGACGCAACCGTTATCGCGACGGACCAACAACCGGCCTTCGACCTGGCCGCCGCTCTCACTAGAAACCATGGGACGATGGTGCTGCTAGGTCAGCCGCAGGAGGGGATCAGGCTCTCGTTCCACACGGTGATTTTCAAAGATATCAAGCTTGTTGGGTCCTTGATTGGCGATATGACCACAGCTCGAGAACTAGTCAATTTGTTTCATGAGAACAAGCTTCACGTGGATGTTAAGGAGTGGAAGATGGAGCAGGCTGAGGAGATGAGGCAGGAGTACCTTTCTGGGATTGGGAACGGGAAGAATGTTATCGTAATAGATTAG
- a CDS encoding uncharacterized protein (ID:PFLUO_009550-T1.cds;~source:funannotate) gives MTNETLCSACTWSPDRQSHCSYKSHVHIFYEASDRGVWSIGSKYILKERSSKPPSYESVNTRFVKDNTTIPIPSLLKDWDDEDGRYFLIAERVPGEPLERVWPKMSTPAKEKLAQQTAEYLKQLRQLHSSKIQSVHGQPVYDAFLFAGYGPKGYEVPHGPLLSDEQLWNEMTPALKNVPDVVRALLREKMPPAQPYTFTHGDLTTCNIMVDPDTHSLTAIIDWENAGYFPVWWEFAHASISFGDDDKEWKDLLMSYMPDHSAGRLFWRDIQALAGRFSLVDRRRELLRECGIKDDDSSQEVEATS, from the coding sequence ATGACAAACGAAACTCTTTGCTCAGCCTGCACCTGGAGTCCTGATCGCCAGAGCCACTGCAGCTACAAAAGTCATGTTCACATATTCTATGAAGCTAGCGACCGCGGTGTTTGGTCCATTGGGTCGAAATATATCCTGAAAGAACGGTCCTCCAAGCCGCCCAGCTACGAGTCTGTCAATACCCGTTTCGTGAAGGATAACACCACCATACCGATACCCTCGCTACTGAAGGACtgggatgatgaggatggacgaTACTTTCTCATAGCTGAGAGAGTACCGGGCGAACCACTCGAGAGAGtctggccgaagatgtcTACCccagcaaaagaaaaactTGCTCAACAAACCGCCGAGTATCTCAAACAGCTCCGCCAACTTCACTCATCCAAAATTCAGAGTGTGCATGGTCAGCCAGTTTATGACGCTTTTCTGTTTGCCGGCTACGGACCTAAAGGCTACGAAGTGCCTCATGGACCTCTCTTATCCGACGAACAGCTCTGGAATGAGATGACGCCGGCTTTGAAGAACGTACCCGATGTAGTTCGTGCGCTCCTGAGGGAGAAAATGCCCCCCGCACAGCCATACACCTTTACCCATGGAGATTTGACTACTTGCAACATTATGGTCGACCCAGATACTCACTCGCTCACGGCAATCATCGATTGGGAAAATGCTGGCTATTTTCCTGTCTGGTGGGAGTTTGCTCATGCAAGTATTTCttttggtgatgatgacaaGGAATGGAAAGACCTTCTGATGAGCTACATGCCCGACCACTCTGCTGGGCGGTTGTTCTGGAGGGATATACAGGCTTTGGCAGGCCGTTTCTCGTTGGTAGATAGACGGCGAGAGCTTCTTCGAGAATGCGGCATTAAAGATGATGATTCGTCTCAGGAGGTGGAAGCTACGTCTTGA
- a CDS encoding uncharacterized protein (ID:PFLUO_009551-T1.cds;~source:funannotate), with the protein MGAITRLSALTALLPLVSCWLPQTNKQITSNSGTNLFSSSNGKIRGVNLGSQFIFEPWLGESAWSDMGCGSTGCEFDCVKSLGQEAANKAFQKHWGSWITQDDITEMVSYGINTIRVPVGYWMREDLVNRNSEYFPQGGLPYLKNLCGWASDAGLYIIMDLHGAPGAQVSENAFTGQLVETPGFYNTYNYQRALRFLEWMTKLIHSTNQFRNVGMLEIVNEPVSDSDEATSMRKNYYPSAVNRIRGAEGNLTMSKNDHLHIQMMDELWGSGDPDQYLTNLHFLAYDDHRYLKWDTSVPASHSSYLNTSCSDERNSNWPTIVGEWSLAVPDNVQSSPNWDPSSNKKFYAKWFAAQVHAYEKQQGWVFWAWKSQLNDYRWTYQDAVKAGVIPKDLNSLKSPCS; encoded by the exons ATGGGCGCTATCACTAGACTTTCCGCATTGACTGCGTTGCTTCCATTAGTCTCCTGCTGGCTCCCTCAGACCAACAAGCAGATCACCTCCAACAGTGGCACGAATCTGTTTTCATCGTCGAATGGCAAGATCCGCGGCGTGAATCTGGGATCGCAGTTTATCTTCGAGCCATGGCTTGGCGAGAGTGCTTGGAGTGATATGGGTTGCGGCAGTACTGGTTGCGAGTTCGACTGCGTCAAGTCTCTCGGACAGGAGGCTGCGAACAAGGCTTTCCAGAAGCACTGGGGGTCGTGGATCACACAGGACGATATTACCGAAATGGTCAGCTACGGCATCAACACTATTCGGGTTCCTGTCGGGTACTGGATGCGCGAAGACCTCGTCAACCGCAACTCTGAGTACTTTCCCCAGGGCGGGCTTCCGTATTTGAAGAACCTCTGTGGATGGGCTAGCGATGCTGGTCTATATATCATCATGGATCTACATGGAGCTCCAGGAGCGCAG GTCTCTGAAAACGCCTTCACTGGTCAACTGGTCGAGACACCTGGCTTCTACAACACATACAACTACCAAAGAGCCCTGCGGTTTCTCGAGTGGATGACCAAGCTGATCCATTCGACAAACCAGTTCCGCAATGTTGGCATGCTGGAGATTGTCAACGAGCCTGTCTCAGACAGCGACGAGGCCACATCTATGCGAAAGAACTACTATCCTAGTGCTGTCAAC CGTATTCGTGGCGCAGAAGGTAATCTGACAATGAGCAAAAACGACCATCTCCACATTCAAATGATGGATGAACTTTGGGGATCGGGGGACCCGGATCAGTACCTCACCAATCTACACTTCCTAGCATATGACGACCATAGATACCTCAAGTGGGACACCAGTGTCCCTGCCTCGCACAGTAGCTATCTCAACACCTCCTGCAGTGACGAGCGCAACAGTAACTGGCCGACCATTGTGGGAGAGTGGAGCTTGGCCGTGCCCGACAACGTGCAGTCTTCGCCGAACTGGGATCCATCCTCCAACAAGAAATTTTACGCAAAGTGGTTTGCAGCGCAAGTCCATGCATATGAGAAGCAGCAGGGTTGGGTGTTTTGGGCGTGGAAATCTCAGTTGAATGACTATCGCTGGACGTATCAGG ACGCTGTGAAGGCGGGCGTGATTCCCAAGGACCTGAACTCTCTCAAAAGCCCGTGTTCTTGA
- a CDS encoding uncharacterized protein (ID:PFLUO_009552-T1.cds;~source:funannotate): MAQTVTITHGKDELLDAVASLNGRAFDTDPVIAYMLLDMSQEERLQYLPIYWTKLVKSALLNDALITEADGWKAASVFVPPGKYVNGVWSLLWAGFLSVLWRIGFTGVKRLWTEFSGMTDNAKRKGLRGQKRYYYIFSIGTEHEHRGKGLAKAIIRNHQQTAQAKKLPIWLEATSPGSRHLYLSMGFEDVEKIVLGQGKVAEDASIQPGGPGVPLWAMVWWPNSPEVPLDS, translated from the exons AGCTCCTGGATGCCGTCGCCAGCTTGAACGGCCGCGCCTTTGACACTGACCCCGTCATCGCATACATGCTGCTAGACATGTCTCAGGAAGAGCGACTCCAATACCTGCCGATTTATTGGACCAAGTTGGTCAAATCGGCCCTGCTCAATGATGCGCTGATTACCGAAGCCGACGGGTGGAAGGCCGCGTCCGTCTTTGTTCCACCGGGAAAATACGTTAATGGTGTGTGGTCATTACTCTGGGCTGGTTTCCTCTCCGTGCTCTGGCGGATCGGGTTCACAGGCGTAAAG CGACTCTGGACTGAGTTCTCCGGAATGACCGATAATGCGAAGCGCAAAGGTCTTCGAGGGCAGAAAAGATACTACTACATCTTCAGCATCGGTACCGAGCACGAGCATCGAGGGAAGG GACTCGCGAAAGCTATCATCCGAAATCACCAGCAGACCGCACAGGCGAAGAAACTCCCGATCTGGCTCGAGGCTACTTCTCCAGGCTCCCGCCATCTTTATCTCTCGATGGGGTTTGAGGATGTGGAAAAGATTGTTCTCGGACAGGGCAAGGTCGCTGAAGATGCCAGCATCCAGCCAGGTGGCCCAGGAGTTCCTTTATGGGCCATGGTGTGGTGGCCAAATTCACCTGAAGTGCCGCTTGACTCGTAG